The following are encoded together in the Bradymonas sediminis genome:
- a CDS encoding S66 peptidase family protein: MIRPPALAQGSRLGVIATSSPINTLDDAVIAQGYRRLADLGLEVVEAPNCRKTIGHSAGTIEARVQAIHDFLRDPSINAIMAFWGGHQTHQLLEYLDFDLFAAHPKPIIGYSDLTPLLNVITARTGLVTFSGPAVISFAKPTLFEYTVRGLQRVLFEGGDVLDFEPAEIISTNLWYEHPDLRMVERPSDGWKTYVPGRARGRLFGGNIGSLLLLAGTPYWPDLDGAILFAEEDEGESPETVDRLFTRLRHMGVFDQIEGLVIGRFADSVEFTEEDSFTAILDTALRGYAIPTIYDVDFGHTDPLMTIPIGVEAELDATGKYFRLCQSWISAPT, translated from the coding sequence ATGATCCGCCCTCCTGCGCTCGCCCAGGGAAGTCGCCTCGGCGTCATCGCTACCTCATCCCCAATTAATACGCTCGATGACGCGGTGATCGCACAGGGCTACCGCCGCCTGGCCGACCTGGGCCTCGAAGTCGTCGAGGCGCCCAATTGTCGCAAGACGATTGGGCATAGCGCCGGCACGATCGAAGCGCGTGTCCAGGCGATCCATGACTTCCTTCGCGACCCGTCGATCAACGCGATCATGGCATTCTGGGGCGGGCATCAAACCCACCAACTTCTGGAATATCTCGACTTCGACCTCTTCGCTGCCCACCCCAAACCGATCATCGGCTATAGCGATCTCACCCCGCTGCTAAACGTCATCACGGCGCGCACCGGCCTGGTGACCTTCAGCGGCCCCGCGGTGATCTCTTTCGCCAAGCCCACACTCTTTGAATACACCGTTCGCGGGCTCCAGCGCGTCCTCTTCGAAGGCGGCGACGTGCTCGATTTTGAACCCGCCGAAATCATATCAACCAATTTATGGTACGAGCATCCGGACCTGAGGATGGTTGAGCGCCCGTCCGACGGGTGGAAGACCTATGTGCCGGGACGCGCCCGCGGCCGCCTCTTCGGCGGCAATATCGGCAGTCTGCTTCTCTTGGCCGGCACGCCCTATTGGCCCGACCTGGACGGGGCAATTCTCTTTGCCGAAGAAGACGAAGGCGAGTCGCCCGAGACCGTCGACCGCCTCTTCACTCGTCTGCGCCACATGGGCGTCTTCGATCAAATCGAAGGCCTGGTCATCGGGCGCTTTGCCGACTCCGTGGAGTTTACGGAGGAAGACAGCTTCACGGCGATTTTGGATACGGCGCTGCGCGGCTATGCGATACCAACGATCTACGACGTTGATTTCGGGCATACCGACCCGCTGATGACCATTCCGATCGGCGTGGAGGCAGAGTTGGACGCGACAGGTAAGTATTTTCGTTTGTGCCAATCCTGGATAAGCGCGCCGACTTGA
- a CDS encoding ABC transporter ATP-binding protein, translating to MSQATATPNTAAPDSTMTPHPPEQGKSIVEITALHKKYGDFTAVDCIDLKVPYGQVFGVLGPNGAGKTTTLRMITGLLKPTSGQIKIHGFDVEKESVAAKKVTGFIPDRPYVYDKLTAFEYLKFIGGLYQMPSKLVASRMREMLEMFELREWGDNLIEGFSHGMKQRLVFAGSLLPNPKLLVVDEPMVGLDPKGHRLVKTLFRTLADEHGMTILLSTHTLEVAEEVCDQIAIINHGGIIARGSLSELRDKSGRNEGTLEQVFLKLTEESKDERAAAVAERFGHLSE from the coding sequence ATGTCCCAAGCGACCGCCACGCCAAATACCGCCGCCCCCGACTCCACCATGACGCCCCACCCGCCTGAGCAGGGAAAGTCGATCGTCGAGATCACGGCGCTGCACAAAAAATACGGCGACTTCACCGCGGTCGACTGCATCGACTTAAAGGTCCCCTACGGCCAGGTGTTCGGGGTCCTGGGGCCCAACGGCGCCGGCAAGACGACCACGCTGCGCATGATCACCGGCCTGCTAAAGCCCACCAGCGGCCAGATTAAGATCCACGGCTTTGACGTCGAGAAGGAGTCGGTCGCTGCCAAAAAGGTCACCGGATTCATCCCCGACCGCCCCTATGTCTACGACAAGCTCACCGCCTTCGAGTACCTGAAGTTCATCGGCGGGCTCTACCAGATGCCGTCAAAGCTTGTGGCGAGTCGGATGCGCGAGATGCTGGAGATGTTCGAGCTGCGTGAGTGGGGCGACAACCTCATCGAGGGCTTTAGTCACGGCATGAAGCAGCGCCTGGTCTTCGCCGGCTCGCTTCTGCCGAACCCCAAATTGCTGGTGGTCGATGAGCCGATGGTCGGGCTGGACCCCAAGGGCCACCGCCTGGTCAAGACGCTCTTTCGCACCCTGGCCGACGAGCACGGCATGACCATCCTGCTGTCGACCCACACCCTGGAGGTCGCCGAAGAGGTCTGCGACCAGATCGCGATCATCAACCACGGCGGCATCATCGCCCGCGGCAGCCTGAGCGAACTTCGCGACAAATCCGGGCGCAACGAGGGCACGCTCGAGCAGGTCTTTTTGAAGCTCACCGAGGAAAGCAAGGACGAGCGCGCCGCGGCGGTGGCGGAGCGGTTTGGGCATTTGAGCGAATAA
- a CDS encoding YdcH family protein, with product MSKLASRSQKDREYGLEQLHREHQSLERRLESLSRPPTLSAEEEAEVQEIKKRKLAIKDELMAFELI from the coding sequence ATGTCGAAGTTAGCATCCCGGTCGCAAAAGGACAGAGAGTACGGTCTCGAGCAGCTTCATCGTGAACATCAATCCCTAGAGAGGCGGCTCGAATCGTTGAGTCGACCGCCCACGCTCTCCGCCGAGGAAGAGGCTGAGGTCCAGGAGATTAAGAAGAGGAAATTGGCGATCAAGGATGAGTTGATGGCCTTTGAGCTGATCTGA
- a CDS encoding transglycosylase SLT domain-containing protein, whose amino-acid sequence MREQPNIWTKTLFSVKAWGVVGFSAVALWAVPDLSAERFGVGARGTVQSPLNAAALESVQTQLRVPAVVALAGLALQDAQGAAQLKSVEVGEEQALSSAQQAFFEERIADAEQILAALIPHRQAQLKDESLDDATRDRLQTELYQAQLLHAHSLSRLDKHAAAADVFAQLEGKTGVDDFVYWLRGQALRRAGKPAEAAKAMQAAFDQDTTPVKLRAQVGNAHALVEAKDWKSALPVLEQVIDALPNYPRRYKILYYRAQALEQLGRLDEAARAYQQAWFEFPHKEQGAMAREDLARLAKSGHEPAPISRTRLFERYRMLRINKHWDLAEELFLELMEEHKTPGGHSAFEHEILTQLVLNSYVPDRNKEAMGWLQKLKAEYEAGHTAGISADLLYSYLSHTYSRLGDFEKSRAALETKLANASKNARATEIAQFLKDHGRYQEAKEIYDELYTSWRKLGWDYTWLLYKTGDFQQAYENLTRLAERSSGQKRAKYMYWAARTLTLDGNIEEATKLYTDIARVYELGYYGIQAHNRLLDIQQGKAVDDRLIAQTRGIVDGASEVLAAMEQVEDGLESSVVSAANAYQDPRTVQRTGKKRAAQAKPGEAVADRSSEIDCSRETGQERHFCEMLVAQSRDAKHTILESALAPYLPYTNLMSSSVSGISRAEIASAVLDGDTEIDAIELGDSAGEDAPPPRRGVAVSKHRSTSARANFDTPARIYWEGRRDSPAAFVNADNGKAIGPMPSRPIAYDEDAYQGGLERAIAEMGDLFPQLERARWLRDAGYSIYARWVIRDFAMEYIGLRDAGRPGAKPIELSTPRWTYLIDNRRRDRAGMWGFRSDEPRYPVPGPAAERKAMLERQQEIYDRRNQIAPLALDALKDVGDFHMVRSLNFGTGPWYRADPKGPLRYKWMQAYPRAFPRQVIRESKRNGINPYLVWAVMTVESTYNPDSISYADALGLLQVIPRTGIKTAEMLGDETFGAEDLLTEDVAVQHGAFYLGKLVKKFRGQEFLAIAGYNGGPHRVSAWMDKRGRDMPLDEFVEEIPFDQARGYTKKVTRFLALYLRIYEGVEHLYVGQNMNLDYLPDPNF is encoded by the coding sequence ATGAGGGAGCAACCCAATATCTGGACGAAAACACTATTCTCGGTCAAAGCCTGGGGCGTGGTTGGATTTTCAGCCGTTGCTCTGTGGGCGGTGCCCGACCTTTCAGCCGAGCGATTCGGGGTGGGCGCGCGGGGGACGGTTCAGAGTCCGCTCAACGCCGCCGCGCTGGAGTCGGTTCAAACGCAGTTAAGAGTGCCAGCGGTGGTCGCGCTCGCCGGGTTGGCCTTGCAGGATGCCCAGGGCGCCGCGCAGCTCAAGAGCGTCGAGGTGGGCGAGGAGCAGGCGCTCTCGAGCGCCCAGCAGGCCTTCTTCGAAGAGCGCATCGCCGACGCCGAGCAAATCCTCGCCGCGCTCATCCCTCATCGCCAGGCCCAACTCAAAGACGAATCCCTGGACGACGCCACGCGCGACCGGTTGCAGACCGAGCTCTACCAGGCGCAACTCCTCCATGCCCATAGCCTGAGTCGGCTCGATAAACACGCCGCCGCCGCCGACGTCTTCGCCCAACTCGAGGGCAAGACCGGCGTCGATGATTTTGTGTATTGGTTGCGCGGCCAGGCGCTTCGCCGCGCCGGAAAGCCCGCCGAGGCGGCCAAGGCCATGCAGGCGGCGTTCGACCAGGACACCACGCCGGTCAAGCTGCGCGCACAGGTCGGCAACGCCCATGCCCTGGTCGAAGCCAAGGATTGGAAGAGCGCGCTGCCGGTGCTCGAGCAGGTCATCGACGCGCTGCCGAATTATCCGCGCCGCTATAAGATTCTCTATTACCGCGCCCAGGCGCTCGAGCAGCTCGGCCGCCTCGACGAGGCGGCGCGCGCCTATCAGCAGGCGTGGTTCGAATTCCCGCATAAGGAACAAGGGGCGATGGCGCGCGAGGACCTGGCGCGCCTGGCCAAGTCCGGCCACGAACCTGCGCCGATCTCGCGCACCCGCCTCTTTGAGCGCTACCGCATGCTGCGCATCAATAAGCATTGGGACCTGGCCGAGGAACTCTTCCTGGAGTTGATGGAGGAGCACAAAACCCCCGGCGGGCACTCGGCTTTTGAGCACGAGATTTTGACCCAATTGGTGCTCAATAGTTATGTGCCCGACCGCAATAAGGAGGCGATGGGTTGGCTTCAAAAGCTCAAGGCCGAGTACGAGGCCGGGCATACGGCCGGGATTAGCGCGGACCTCCTGTATAGTTATCTGAGTCATACCTATTCGCGCCTGGGTGACTTCGAGAAGTCGCGGGCCGCGCTGGAGACGAAGTTGGCCAACGCCAGCAAGAACGCGCGGGCGACCGAGATTGCGCAATTTCTTAAGGACCACGGGCGCTATCAGGAGGCCAAAGAGATCTACGACGAGCTCTATACCTCCTGGCGAAAGCTCGGCTGGGATTATACCTGGCTTCTCTACAAGACCGGCGATTTTCAGCAGGCCTACGAGAATCTGACCCGGCTTGCCGAGCGCTCCAGCGGGCAGAAGCGCGCTAAATATATGTATTGGGCCGCGCGCACGTTGACCCTCGACGGCAATATCGAGGAGGCGACCAAGCTCTATACCGATATCGCCCGGGTATATGAGCTGGGCTATTACGGCATCCAGGCCCACAATCGTCTGCTGGACATTCAGCAGGGCAAGGCGGTCGATGATCGTTTGATCGCGCAGACCCGCGGGATCGTCGACGGCGCAAGCGAGGTCCTCGCCGCCATGGAGCAGGTCGAGGATGGGCTGGAGAGCTCAGTGGTTTCGGCTGCGAATGCCTACCAAGACCCGCGAACCGTCCAGCGCACAGGGAAGAAAAGGGCCGCCCAGGCCAAGCCTGGCGAGGCGGTCGCCGACCGGAGTTCGGAGATCGACTGCAGCCGCGAGACCGGGCAGGAGCGCCATTTTTGCGAAATGCTCGTGGCCCAATCGCGGGACGCGAAGCATACGATTCTTGAGTCTGCCCTGGCGCCTTATCTGCCCTATACGAACCTGATGTCGTCGAGCGTGAGCGGGATTTCGCGCGCCGAAATCGCCTCGGCGGTCCTCGATGGCGACACCGAGATTGACGCCATTGAGTTGGGCGACAGCGCCGGCGAAGACGCGCCGCCGCCTCGGCGAGGCGTGGCGGTGTCCAAGCATCGCAGCACCAGCGCACGGGCGAATTTCGACACCCCCGCGCGGATCTATTGGGAGGGGCGCCGCGACTCGCCGGCGGCCTTCGTCAACGCCGATAATGGCAAGGCCATCGGCCCGATGCCCTCGCGCCCCATCGCTTACGATGAGGATGCCTATCAGGGCGGCCTGGAGCGCGCGATCGCCGAGATGGGCGACCTCTTCCCGCAATTGGAGCGCGCGCGCTGGCTGCGCGACGCCGGCTATTCCATCTACGCGCGTTGGGTCATCCGCGACTTCGCCATGGAGTATATCGGCCTGCGCGACGCCGGGCGCCCGGGCGCCAAGCCGATCGAATTGTCCACGCCTCGCTGGACCTATCTCATCGACAACCGGCGCCGAGATCGAGCGGGCATGTGGGGCTTTCGCTCCGATGAGCCTCGCTATCCGGTGCCTGGTCCGGCCGCCGAGCGAAAGGCGATGCTCGAGCGCCAACAGGAGATCTACGACCGGCGGAATCAGATCGCGCCGCTTGCCTTGGACGCGCTCAAAGATGTCGGGGACTTCCATATGGTCCGAAGCCTGAACTTCGGCACGGGCCCCTGGTATCGCGCCGACCCGAAGGGGCCGCTGCGCTATAAGTGGATGCAGGCCTACCCACGCGCGTTCCCGCGCCAGGTCATTCGCGAGAGCAAGCGAAACGGCATCAACCCCTACCTGGTGTGGGCGGTGATGACCGTCGAGAGTACCTATAACCCGGACTCCATCAGCTACGCCGACGCGCTCGGGCTATTGCAGGTTATCCCGCGCACCGGCATCAAGACCGCCGAGATGCTCGGGGATGAGACCTTCGGCGCAGAAGACCTGCTCACCGAGGATGTCGCGGTGCAGCACGGCGCGTTCTACCTGGGGAAATTGGTGAAGAAATTCCGCGGCCAGGAATTCTTGGCCATCGCCGGCTATAACGGCGGTCCGCACCGCGTGAGCGCGTGGATGGACAAGCGCGGGCGCGATATGCCGCTGGACGAATTCGTCGAGGAGATTCCCTTCGACCAGGCCCGCGGCTACACCAAAAAGGTCACCCGTTTCCTCGCCCTCTATCTGCGAATTTACGAGGGGGTTGAGCATCTCTATGTCGGGCAGAATATGAACCTCGACTATCTTCCAGACCCCAACTTCTAA
- a CDS encoding RrF2 family transcriptional regulator, protein MDISARTMYGLRALVTLANARTATPQSIQTIADDEQLPAKFLEGIMADLKRGGFVRSKRGASGGYLLARPASEITMLDVIRHLDGPIAPVGLTDKTVDDTPTARQLAFQPAFKEIRQATIRVLQSYSIQAIADAVPETPGDDFQPIYQI, encoded by the coding sequence ATGGATATCAGCGCGCGCACCATGTACGGACTTCGGGCCCTCGTCACCCTTGCCAACGCCCGAACGGCCACCCCACAGAGTATTCAGACCATCGCCGACGATGAGCAGCTTCCGGCGAAGTTCCTCGAAGGCATCATGGCCGACCTGAAGCGCGGTGGGTTCGTGCGCAGCAAGCGCGGCGCCAGCGGGGGCTATCTGCTGGCCCGGCCGGCCAGCGAAATCACCATGCTCGATGTTATCCGCCACCTGGACGGCCCCATCGCCCCGGTCGGGCTCACCGACAAGACCGTCGATGACACCCCGACCGCTCGCCAACTTGCCTTCCAGCCGGCGTTTAAAGAGATCCGGCAGGCCACCATACGGGTGCTGCAGAGCTATTCCATTCAGGCCATCGCGGACGCCGTCCCCGAGACGCCTGGCGATGATTTTCAGCCCATTTATCAGATATGA
- a CDS encoding thrombospondin type 3 repeat-containing protein — protein sequence MNRQVLRTSFFALLLSIALGGLFAACTASDIDSDGIDDISDNCPSVPNGDQADRDGDGVGDVCDNCPNVANADQADRDGDGVGDACDNCPDIENADQSDVDADGAGDVCDDDIDNDGLPNAEDNCPSAPNPDQEDRDGDGVGDACDNCADIANPDQADADDDGVGDVCDICPANADPEQLETDGDGIGDACDNCPRIANPEQHDRDGDGVGDVCDNCPGTRNPDQSNIDGDDMGDACDDDIDGDGIPNADDNCPRKQNPDQLDTDRDGVGDVCDNCPLLPNADQLDSDGDGIGDMCDVCPLVVDFDQKDSDGDGVGDACDNCPDVANRDQKDSDEDGIGDACDNCVSVANPDQKDSDGDGLGDVCDNCPGTPNSQQKDTDSDGIGDSCDNCPSVPNPAQEDSNGSGVGDACMPDCGPLDTDGDGIYDRCDNCPEVYNPNQMPVCAD from the coding sequence ATGAATCGTCAGGTTCTGCGCACCTCATTTTTCGCACTCCTCCTCAGCATCGCGCTGGGGGGACTCTTCGCCGCGTGTACCGCGTCGGATATCGACAGCGATGGCATCGACGATATCTCGGACAACTGCCCGAGCGTGCCGAACGGCGACCAGGCGGACCGCGACGGCGACGGCGTCGGCGACGTGTGCGATAACTGCCCGAACGTCGCCAACGCCGACCAGGCGGACCGCGACGGCGACGGCGTGGGCGACGCCTGTGACAATTGCCCCGACATCGAAAACGCCGACCAATCCGACGTCGACGCAGACGGCGCCGGCGACGTCTGCGACGACGATATCGACAACGACGGGCTGCCCAACGCCGAGGATAATTGCCCGAGCGCGCCAAACCCCGACCAGGAGGACCGCGACGGCGACGGCGTGGGCGACGCCTGCGATAATTGCGCGGATATCGCGAACCCCGACCAGGCCGATGCGGACGACGACGGCGTGGGCGATGTCTGTGATATCTGCCCGGCGAACGCGGACCCGGAGCAGCTCGAGACCGACGGCGACGGCATCGGCGACGCCTGCGACAACTGCCCGCGCATCGCGAACCCCGAGCAGCATGACCGCGATGGCGACGGCGTGGGCGACGTCTGTGACAACTGCCCGGGCACGCGAAACCCCGACCAGTCCAATATCGACGGCGACGATATGGGCGACGCCTGCGACGACGACATCGACGGCGACGGCATCCCCAACGCCGACGACAATTGCCCGCGCAAACAGAACCCCGACCAGCTCGACACCGACCGAGATGGCGTCGGCGACGTCTGCGATAATTGCCCATTGCTGCCCAACGCCGACCAACTCGATAGCGACGGTGACGGCATCGGCGACATGTGCGACGTCTGCCCGCTGGTGGTCGACTTCGACCAGAAAGATAGCGACGGCGATGGCGTGGGCGACGCCTGCGACAATTGCCCCGACGTCGCCAACCGCGACCAAAAAGACAGCGACGAAGACGGCATCGGCGACGCCTGCGATAATTGCGTGAGCGTCGCCAATCCGGACCAAAAGGACTCTGATGGCGACGGCCTTGGCGACGTCTGTGACAACTGCCCCGGCACCCCCAATAGCCAGCAGAAAGACACCGACAGCGACGGCATCGGCGACAGCTGCGACAACTGCCCGAGCGTGCCGAACCCGGCGCAGGAAGACTCCAATGGCAGCGGCGTGGGCGACGCCTGCATGCCCGATTGCGGCCCGCTCGACACCGACGGCGACGGCATCTACGACCGCTGTGACAACTGCCCCGAGGTCTATAATCCGAACCAAATGCCGGTCTGCGCAGACTAA
- a CDS encoding MBL fold metallo-hydrolase translates to MKNRTLPTRLTPLMEARFGLDGGAMFGIIPRPLWERTNPADAQNRIDMACRCLLVEYPDRNVLVDCGIGSKWSQKERGIYNINAQDTALTEALNARGLSPADIDDVILTHLHFDHVGGASEFAGEGDAQRVRATFANARHWVQRRNWAWANGPSARDGGSYRPIDFTFFETQADAPPLELVDGIAEIMPGIEVLPMHGHTFGMQVLKITTAEHTFAYVADLIPTTSHMRDPYVMGYDIQPLVTVEEKRGLLYEASRNDWILIFGHDPSTSFARVELDKRGRPSAVPLDIDF, encoded by the coding sequence GTGAAAAATAGAACACTTCCGACCCGGCTCACGCCCCTGATGGAGGCGCGCTTTGGCCTCGACGGCGGGGCGATGTTCGGCATCATCCCGCGACCGCTGTGGGAGCGCACCAACCCGGCCGACGCCCAGAACCGCATCGACATGGCGTGTCGCTGCCTGCTGGTTGAATACCCAGACCGAAACGTCCTGGTCGACTGCGGCATCGGGTCGAAATGGAGCCAGAAGGAGCGGGGCATCTATAATATTAACGCCCAGGACACGGCGCTCACCGAGGCGCTCAACGCCCGCGGGTTAAGCCCGGCCGATATCGATGATGTTATCCTGACGCATCTTCATTTTGACCACGTTGGCGGCGCCAGTGAGTTTGCCGGGGAAGGCGACGCGCAGCGTGTGCGCGCGACGTTTGCCAACGCGCGCCATTGGGTGCAGCGGCGCAATTGGGCGTGGGCAAACGGGCCGAGCGCGCGCGACGGCGGAAGCTATCGCCCCATCGACTTCACCTTCTTTGAGACCCAGGCCGACGCGCCGCCGCTTGAGCTCGTCGACGGCATCGCCGAGATCATGCCCGGCATCGAGGTGCTGCCAATGCACGGGCATACCTTCGGCATGCAGGTGCTGAAGATCACGACCGCGGAGCATACCTTCGCCTACGTCGCAGACCTTATCCCGACGACCTCGCATATGCGCGACCCCTATGTGATGGGCTACGATATTCAGCCGTTGGTGACGGTCGAGGAGAAGCGGGGGCTCTTATATGAGGCGAGTCGAAACGACTGGATATTGATCTTTGGACATGACCCGAGCACGAGCTTCGCGCGGGTGGAGTTGGACAAGCGTGGTCGCCCGAGCGCGGTGCCGCTCGACATCGACTTCTAA
- a CDS encoding Mov34/MPN/PAD-1 family protein, which produces MSLVEVDKNLFQKDLLDKAVAWLEAAYPVEGCGLILEKDGAYRFLECENLADKYHALDPEQFPRTARHFYIIDPIEFMRAEDRGERVAVIVHSHADVGDYFSDEDIAAATIPGPTAADPPEAAHPGVDFLVVSTREDGADHAKLFRFDPNSATFVTAVELAIKDGNYAIEAGSLV; this is translated from the coding sequence ATGTCTTTGGTTGAAGTGGATAAGAATCTTTTCCAAAAAGATCTACTCGACAAGGCCGTCGCCTGGCTCGAAGCGGCCTACCCGGTCGAGGGATGCGGGCTCATCCTCGAAAAAGATGGCGCGTATCGCTTCCTGGAATGCGAGAACCTCGCCGATAAATACCACGCGCTCGACCCCGAGCAATTCCCGCGCACCGCGCGCCACTTCTATATCATCGACCCCATCGAGTTTATGCGGGCCGAAGACCGTGGCGAGCGCGTCGCGGTGATCGTGCATAGCCACGCGGACGTGGGCGATTATTTCAGCGACGAGGATATCGCCGCCGCGACCATCCCGGGGCCAACCGCCGCAGACCCGCCCGAAGCCGCCCACCCCGGCGTCGACTTTTTGGTGGTGTCCACCCGCGAAGACGGCGCCGACCACGCGAAGCTCTTCCGCTTCGACCCCAACTCGGCGACATTCGTCACGGCGGTTGAATTGGCGATTAAGGATGGAAACTACGCGATCGAAGCCGGCTCGTTGGTCTGA
- a CDS encoding PLP-dependent cysteine synthase family protein yields MANSSKNRASSPDSSDSNRAPEPKASVLEMIGNTPLVRLNEVTKHLPGSIEIWAKLEFYNPGGSVKDRPARQIIVDALASGELTPEKTLIDSTSGNTGIAYAMVGAALGLKVALVMPQNASAARKRIMKAYGAEITYSDPLEGSDGAQRLCKKLVDEDESGQYFYANQYGNPNNPLAHEKTTAPEIWRQSNERVTHFVAATGTTGTIMGVTRGLQGFNPAIETYGAQPADSFHGLEGLKHMPTSIVPDIYDESKLNGVIPVETEDGWDMAEKLAKKEGIAAGNSAGANVWAAIQLAEKLAAQKVKKAVIVTVICDHADRYLLID; encoded by the coding sequence GTGGCGAACTCCTCCAAAAATCGCGCCTCATCGCCGGACTCCTCCGACTCAAACCGCGCGCCTGAACCCAAGGCGTCGGTGCTCGAGATGATCGGCAATACGCCGCTGGTTCGCCTCAACGAGGTGACCAAGCATCTGCCCGGGTCCATCGAGATCTGGGCGAAGCTCGAGTTCTATAACCCCGGCGGCTCGGTGAAGGACCGCCCCGCGCGCCAGATCATTGTCGACGCGCTGGCGAGCGGCGAGTTGACCCCGGAGAAGACCCTGATCGACTCGACCAGCGGCAATACGGGTATCGCCTACGCCATGGTCGGGGCGGCGCTTGGGCTCAAGGTCGCCCTGGTCATGCCGCAGAACGCGTCGGCCGCGCGCAAGCGCATCATGAAAGCCTACGGCGCCGAGATTACCTACTCAGACCCGCTCGAGGGCAGCGACGGCGCGCAGCGCCTGTGCAAAAAGCTCGTCGACGAAGATGAGTCCGGGCAATATTTTTACGCCAATCAATATGGCAACCCGAATAATCCGCTCGCCCACGAGAAGACGACCGCGCCCGAGATCTGGCGCCAGAGCAACGAGCGCGTCACGCATTTTGTGGCCGCCACGGGCACCACCGGCACCATCATGGGTGTGACGCGTGGGCTCCAGGGCTTTAACCCGGCCATCGAGACCTACGGCGCCCAGCCGGCCGACTCCTTCCACGGGCTCGAGGGGCTCAAGCATATGCCCACGTCCATCGTCCCTGACATCTACGACGAGTCCAAGCTCAACGGCGTCATCCCCGTCGAGACCGAGGATGGTTGGGATATGGCCGAGAAATTGGCCAAAAAAGAGGGCATCGCCGCCGGAAACTCGGCCGGCGCGAATGTGTGGGCCGCGATTCAACTGGCCGAAAAATTGGCAGCCCAAAAGGTCAAAAAGGCCGTCATCGTCACCGTGATCTGTGACCACGCCGACCGCTACCTTCTGATTGACTGA
- a CDS encoding ubiquitin-like small modifier protein 1 → MAVFVRIPTPLRKYTGGDDRVAVEASTVGQALAGLTEAHPDIKSRIFDDADALRRFVNVYANDEDIRFQKNLDTEVPEGAEISIVPAIAGG, encoded by the coding sequence ATGGCTGTTTTCGTTCGAATCCCCACGCCCCTTCGTAAATATACCGGCGGCGACGACCGCGTTGCTGTCGAGGCGAGCACCGTCGGCCAGGCCCTGGCAGGCCTGACCGAGGCGCACCCGGACATCAAGAGCCGCATCTTCGACGACGCCGACGCGCTGCGCCGCTTCGTCAACGTCTACGCCAACGACGAAGATATTCGATTCCAAAAGAACCTGGACACCGAGGTGCCCGAGGGCGCCGAAATCTCCATCGTTCCCGCCATCGCTGGAGGCTGA